AGTTTCCGATGCTTCTAGTTGCAACCGGATGATTCGTTCAAGCAGCGCAGGAGCGTATACGTGCAAAGCCTCCCTCCTGCCCAGCAGATGATAAGTCGAAACAAGTCCGATCAAGCCGTAAAAATGATCACCATGCAGATGGGAGATGAAGATGTGGTTGATCCTGCCCATCCTGATCCTGTTCCTTTTCAGGTGCATCTGCGTACCTTCACCACAGTCTATCAGAAACAGACGGTCGCGGTAATTTACCACCTGGGCCGGTAAATTACGGTTGCGGGCAGGCAAAGCGGCACTGCTCCCCAGTATTGTTACTTCAAATTTCTTCATCATGAACAGTTATTGCATTCAAAAGCGGCTGTAAAAGTCATCAATATTACCTTCAAAACTGATATGACAAGCAAAAAAAAATCCCCTTGCGGGGATCTTTTTATTAGAATTCAGATATTATTCCTGACCGGGTTCGGCTTCGGATTTCTTGTTTTTAGCATTCTTTTCCGATTGCTCCATATCTGATTTGAGGTTAGCCAGTGCTTCAAGATCACCCAGGGTAGTCTTTTCAAGGTTATCTTTCAGCTTCTTAACGGCACGCTTGGTTGAATTTTCGGCACTTTCCTTGGCAGCTGATTCTTTAATACGCTCGGCGCTGGTTGCATCCTGGAAAATCCGTGAATGTGAAAGGATAATCTTTTTGTTGTCTTTCGAGAACTCAATTACCTTAAAGTCAAGGGCTTCATCAACCTTAGCCGTGGTGTTGTCCTCTTTGACAAGATGACGCAGGGGTGCGAAACCTTCAACGCCGTAAGGCAGTGCTACCACCATTCCCTTATCGCTTGCGCTGGTGATGGTTCCTTTGTGAACCGAACCAACCGAGAACACGGTCTCAAATACATCCCAGGGATTTTCCTCAAGCTGCTTGTGACCCAGGCTCAGCCTGCGGTTCTCAACATCCACGTCAAGTACCATTACCTCAATCTTCTCACCGATTTTGGTAAATTCAGCAGGATGCTTGATCTTCTTCGACCATGAAAGGTCAGAAATATGGATCAGACCATCAACGCCCTCTTCAAGTTCAACGAAAATACCGAAATTGGTAAAGTTGCGGACAGTGGCTTCATGCTTGGAGTTAAGGGGATATTTTTCCTTGATGTTGGTCCAGGGATCCGGAATCAGTTGCTTAATACCCAGTGACATTTTGCGCTCTTCGCGATCGAGGGTAAGGATAACGGCTTCCACCTCATCACCTACCTTCAGGAAGTCCTGAGCGGTGCGCAGGTGCTGCGACCATGACATTTCTGAAACGTGAATCAGTCCTTCGACACCGGCTGCAATCTCGATAAATGCACCATAATCGGCAATGACCACTACGCGGCCTTTAACTTTATCACCAACCTTGATGTTTTCATCCAGTGAATCCCACGGATGCGGGGTAAGCTGTTTGAGACCGAGGGCGATGCGCTTTTTGTTTTCATCAAAGTCGAGGATAACCACTTTGATCTTCTCGTCAAGCTGAACAATTTCTTCCGGATGATTGATACGTCCCCATGAAAGATCGGTAATATGCACAAGACCGTCAACACCGCCGAGATCAACAAATACACCGTAAGAGGTGATATTCTTCACCGTACCTTCAAGAATCTGTCCCTTTTCAAGCTTGCTGATGATGTCGGCTTTCTGCTGCTCAAGTTCATCCTCAATAAGGGCTTTGTGCGAAACAACCACATTCTTATATTCCTGGTTGATTTTCACAACCTTGAATTCCATCACTTTATCTACATAGATATCATAGTCACGGATAGGCTTCACATCTATCTGCGAACCGGGGAGGAAGGCTTCGATACCGAATACATCCACGATAAGCCCGCCTTTGGTGCGGCACTTCACATAACCATTGATGATTTCTTCTTTTTCAAACGCCTGATTTACGCGCTCCCATGAACGGAGGATGCGGGCTTTCTTGTGTGAAAGCAGCAACTGTCCACCCATGTCTTCCTGGCTTTCAACGTACACCTCAATCT
This sequence is a window from Lentimicrobium saccharophilum. Protein-coding genes within it:
- the rpsA gene encoding 30S ribosomal protein S1; protein product: MTNDELNVNGELTNAENMPEEVNAEVNETPVAEEAETIAEEAEPAKAEEVEVVAEVATVVEVDDDDEPTVEKLKAPLTQQVSLENFDWDAIGKKHENYSSDERSKLESLYDETLSSIVEHEVIDGTVVAISSREVVVNIGFKSDGVIPQSELRYNPNLKIGDKIEVYVESQEDMGGQLLLSHKKARILRSWERVNQAFEKEEIINGYVKCRTKGGLIVDVFGIEAFLPGSQIDVKPIRDYDIYVDKVMEFKVVKINQEYKNVVVSHKALIEDELEQQKADIISKLEKGQILEGTVKNITSYGVFVDLGGVDGLVHITDLSWGRINHPEEIVQLDEKIKVVILDFDENKKRIALGLKQLTPHPWDSLDENIKVGDKVKGRVVVIADYGAFIEIAAGVEGLIHVSEMSWSQHLRTAQDFLKVGDEVEAVILTLDREERKMSLGIKQLIPDPWTNIKEKYPLNSKHEATVRNFTNFGIFVELEEGVDGLIHISDLSWSKKIKHPAEFTKIGEKIEVMVLDVDVENRRLSLGHKQLEENPWDVFETVFSVGSVHKGTITSASDKGMVVALPYGVEGFAPLRHLVKEDNTTAKVDEALDFKVIEFSKDNKKIILSHSRIFQDATSAERIKESAAKESAENSTKRAVKKLKDNLEKTTLGDLEALANLKSDMEQSEKNAKNKKSEAEPGQE